In the Desulfitobacterium hafniense DCB-2 genome, GAGACACAGGAGCCACCGGAGCAACGGGAGCCACGGGAGACACAGGAGCCACCGGTGCAACGGGAGCTACAGGAGCAACCGGAGCCACAGGTGAGACCGGAGCAACCGGGGCTACTGGCGGCGGAGCCGTTATTCCGTTCTCATCAGGAGATCCCCTGGCAGTCACCACTCTTGCGGGTGGACTCGTAGGTCTGCCTGGATTGATCGGATTCGGGTCCTCCGCCCAAGCGTTGACGGTTCTGGGTGCCACTATTGATCTCAGCGGCCAGACCAATTATGCATTTTCCATGCCACGGGACGGCGTGATCACGTCACTGGCCGCATATCTCAGTGCAACAGCTGCGCTGGCGTTGCTTGCCCCTTTGACCTACACCGTTCAGCTGTACAGCTCACCGTCTCCGGATGATGTTTTCAGCCCCGTGCCAGGAGCTGTGGTCGACATTACAATTACCGGTCCGATCGCCGTTGGGGATACCTTTAATGGAATTGCGACGGGTCTGAGCATCCCGGTCACCGGGCAAACGCGACTGCTCCTCGTGGTCAGCGCTACTGGAGGCGGACTTGTAGCAGGAGGAACGGTTGCGGGATATGTCAGCGCGGGCCTTGGCATAGAATAAAATCAGATAGTTATGCTTTTTCGCATCAGCAGCCGGAGCTCAATTGAGCCTGCTTAAACTTGACTAAGACGCTGACAGTGGTAGAAAAGGGAATCCAATAAGCGGATTCCCTTTTTATCTAAAAGAGGATTGTATCGTTAGGGGAGGAGAAATATGCTTGAAAACCCTATTTCTATCAGCTTGTGCATGATCGTGCGTAATGAGGAAAAGACAATTGCGCGCTGTTTAGATTCTGTATGCGATATTGCCGACGAAATCATTATTGTGGACACAGGTTCTACAGACCGCACTAAGGAAATTGTGGCCAGGTACACGGATAAAATTTTCGACTTTGCTTGGATCGATGATTTCGCGGCAGCCCGGAATTATGCCTTTAGCCTTGGGACAAAAGAATATCTTCTCTGGTTGGATGCAGATGATGTTATCTTAGAGTCGGACCGTCTTAAATTTCATAATTTAAAAAAAAATTTGAACCCTTCCATTGATGTGGTAAATATGCATTACCTGCTGGCTTTTGACTCATCAGAAAATCCAACATTCACGCTGAGAAGGAACCGGTTAGTTCGGCGAGGCAAGAATTTTCGCTGGAAAGGGGCAGTTCATGAGTATCTAGAGGTCAGTGGCAACATTATGAATAGTGATATTGCTATAGCTCATAAATCTGAGGAACATGATTCTGAGCGCAATTTGCGCATTTATGAAAAGCGTTTGGAACAAGGTGAAGAATTTTCGCCAAGAGATCTTTATTATTTTGCCAACGAACTTTATGACCATAAGCAATATGAAAAGGCTGTCGAGTATTATGAAAAATTCCTTAATACGGAGAAGGGATGGGTAGAAGATAATATATCCGCTTGCGGAAAACTAGCCGATATCTATAAACTACTGGGAGATTCGGCCAATGCCCAAGCCTACCTCTATAAATCTTTTGATTATGATACCCCCAGAGCAGAATTCTGCTGCCGAATTGGTTTTAATCACTTGAATGCAGGGAAATACCAGCAGGCAATTTTCTGGTATAAACTTGCGTCAGAACTTGAAAAGCCGACGAACAGTTGGGGACCTAAGAGTGAAGCCTGTTGGACCTATTTACCTCATCTGCAGCTTTGTGTTTGCTATGATCGGCTGGGCATGCACGAGCTTGCCTACAAGCACAACGAAATCGCCAGAGATTATCGTCCGGACAACCCCCAAATTCTTCATAATAAAAAATATTTAGAGGGAGTATTAGGCTTGAAGGGATAGGGAAGAATGGGTCACTATTAAGCTCCAGGGGGGCATCGCTGGGCTACTTAAAGTAGCCGGCGATGCTCCTTTTTCGTATCTTAAACTAACCTATCCCATAAAAAAGGGGCCGGCCTGTGGGGCAGCCCCTTAGGGTCAAAACTATCAGCCTAAAGACTCAACAAAAAGGCCTCCACCTGATCAGCAGTCCGTTGCCAGGTCCAAGCTTGGGCAAAGGCAAACCCCGCAGAAGCCAAACGTTGACGTTCTCCATCTTGGGTTAGAAGCAGATGAAGTGCTTGTTGAAGCTGATTAATGTCACTGGGGGGAACAACCAGGCAGTTTTCGCCATTATGAGCATAATCCCGGCTTCCCCCACAGTCTGTGGTGATGACTGCTGTCCCGCAGGCCATGGCTTCAAGGGGAGGTAAACCGAAGGCTTCAAAATAAGAATTGTAGACAAAAAGATCGGCTTCGCCGTAGAGAGCGGCCATTTCTTGGTCGCTGGCAGCATAGACAGTACGGCAGGGGAATGAACCTGTAAGCTGCGTCGCTTCAGTAAGGGTTACAGTAACCTCAAAATCAAGACCCTTCAAAAGTGAGAGGGCATTGAAAAAATCCTCTCCTCCTTTCCAGATATACCCTAAAGCAGGATTGCGCAGGATATAAAAAATATTTTTACGACCTGTCTGGGAAGAGCGCTTGGGACAAGGGCGGAAAAGATGGTGATCCACACCACAGGAAATGACGGTGCTGTTCCTGCCGGTTTCTTGGAGGATCAGCTGACGATGCCATTGGGAGATACTTAAGATCGGCGCATCAATGAGATAGCTTTGTTTGGCTGATTCTGTGTCAGGAACCCAGAGAGGTTCATAACCAAGACTTAGGCGAACAACCTTTCCTTTTTGAGAAGCCCATGCCGCTCCAACGGTGGTATAAAAGTTGGGTAGGATAAAATCGCCATAGGGAATATTGGCCGGACTTAATTCAGGCACACGGGTTAATTTCGCACGCAGGGGCCAGACCTGGGCCCCTTTACTGGGCATGATAACTTCAACATCATGTCCTTTATCCGTGAGGGCATTAGCCAGATGATACAGGAAACGAGCTCCTCCGCCCATCTCAAGGCTCATTACCGGTAAAATTATTTTCATCTTAGGTCCTCCTTATTTTAAGTGATAAAGACGAAGGGAGAAATTTGGGGCAGATTGATTCTAAGTGAATACCATATAAAGTAAGCTCTATAGACAAGTAGACCAGCCATCGTTGCAGTTTATTGCAACCAGCGAGCATTGTTGACAACAAGGTAACGGAAAAAAGCAAGGGAAGGATGTTTTGGAATGTCAGTAAAAATTGTTCACCACAAAAATTTTTTAGGAATGATAAAGGAGCTCATGAAAGATGCTCAATCCGTATTAGATATTGGCTGCGGAGTAGGTGCAACTCTGAAGGATTTTCCTTGCCCCATTAAGATTGGTGTAGACGCACATGGACCCTATCTTGAGAAAGCCAGGTTGGCTACCTCCTTTTTACCCATAAAATATGAGGCCCAGCGCATTGGGGAAATCTTTCTAGCCAAATCCGTTGATTGTGTCTCCATGATCGATGTGATTGAACACATGGAGAAGGGTGTAGGGTATGAAGTTCTGGCGCAGGCGGAAAGAATTGCCGTGAAAAGAGTCATTGTCTTTACCCCTCGGGGCTTCTTTAAACAAAAAGCGGAGGATCACTACGGTTTAGGTGGGGAAAGCTTTCAAGAGCATCGCTCCGGTTGGGAAATAGAAGATTTTACCCAGAGGGGCTATCAGGTTATAGTTTTCAATCAGTTTCATGACCAGAGCAACCTGGCCTTTGTAGAGTCTTACGGGAAGGATGCTAAGCCCATGGATGCCTTATTGGCATGGAAAGAGCTCCGTTAAGTCCCCTCATTAATTACGGCTAAGCTGAAAGAGAAATTGCTCCAGGCGATCCGCAGAGTGTCGCCAAGTCCAGGCCTGGGCAGTATGCTGTCCGGCTTGGGCCAGACGCTGACGCTCCTGTGCTTGAGTCAGGAGATGAAGCAAGGACTGGGAGAGCTGCTGAATATCGCTGGGGGGAACGACAAGGCAGTTCTCCCCATTTTTTGCATAGTCACGATTTCCACCATTGTCTGTGGTAACCACGGCAGTACCACAAGCCATGGCTTCCAGTGGGGGCATGGCAAAAGCTTCAAAATAGGAGGTGGAAACAAAAATATCCGCCTGAGCATAGAAAAGTGCCAACTCCGCATCTGTCGTCGCCACGATTGGCTGGTAGGGGACAGGGGATGGATAAGCCGCCCCTTCCGGTGCTACTATCTGGAGGGTAAAGTGGGGAAAGCTTTGGGCAGTGATCCGGATGGCTTCCCAAAAATCATCGCTCCCTTTCCAAGTGTAGCCGTGCTCTTTGGAACGAAGGATATAGGCAATGGTAGGTCCCGTGTTGGCCATAAGGGATTTTTTGGGATGGGGGTGGAAAAGACTAAGATCGACACCGCCTGGTATGATGGTGCTGTCCCGGCCGGTTTCCTGGCGAATAATCTGCCGATGCCACTGGGATATAGAAAGGATGGGAGCATCAATATGGTAGGTGGCTAAGGCGTTTTCCTTTTCCTTGACCCATAGGGGTTCAAAGCCGAGGCTAAGGCGAACTACCCGGCCCTTTTGGGCCCCCCAGGCGGGGAAGACCGTTGGCCAGAAATTAGGCAGAATAAAATCGCCGGCAGGGATAGTGGCTGGTGTCAGCTCCCTGACCCGGGTGATCTGGGTTCGAAGAGGCCAGGCCACTACAGCGTGTTCCGGCAGAACTATTTCCACGTGATGCCCTTTAGCTGCCATTTCGTTGGCAATTTGATAGATAAAACGGGTTCCCCCGGTTTCCAAACTCAATACAGGAATAACCAATTTCATAGTTCAATCCTCCTTCACCCTTTAGTGTATGTCATAAGAGTTGACGAGGTGGCAAAAACAGTGTCAAGAAGAGACGTAATTCCATAACATGTAATATGACCTTTAGGGGAAGGATGACTAAATATGAAAATTGCTGTCGTAGGATTAGGTAATATAGGTTTTAATCTCTTTTCGTATATCAATAAGAAATACCCGAATTCCGTAGTTGGAGTGGATATTGATGCCGGCCGGGTCAATGATTTACGCAGTCAGGGTTATCGAGTGACCACAGATTATCGGGCATTGACGGGCATCGATATCTGGTTGTTGGCACCGTCCACTGGTGACCAAGGCGAAAATCTCTTCGCTGCTTTAGGAGAAATGATCATTTGTCCTGGAGCGTTAATTTCCATTGAATCCACTTTACCGCCAGGGACCATGGAACTTGTCCGCAAGTATCTGGAAGGGAAAGGTTATCGCTGCGGACAGGATGTTTATTTAATTCATGTGCCTCATCGGGTCATGTTTGGGGTCGATGAGACAGTCTGCGATACACCAAGAGTCATGGGTGCTTTCACCCAGGCCTGCCGGGATAAGGGGAGACAGTTCTATGAACCTTTGGTACCGCAGCTTGTGGAAGTAGAGGATGTTCGGATTGCCGAACTATCTAAAGTGGTCGAAAATGTTAAGCGCTATGTGGATGTAGCCTTTGCCCAGGAGCTCTATCAGTATTGTAAAGATCAGGGAATGGACTTTGCAGAATTGAGAAAAGCAGTCAATAGCAAAAGCAATGTAGAACTCCTCGGGACTGATTGGGGTATCGGCGGGGAATGTCTGCCTAAAGATATGCGCTTTCTTCGGAAAGTCTGCCCTTCGCCTTTGCTTGAGGGAGCGGCAATAGCGGACCAGGAATATCGGGACAGAATTCTGCAGCAGGTAGGCACCCATCAAAATGTCCTAATTAAAGGCTTAAGCTATAAAGCAGGAGTTAAAGATCTTAAGCATAGCCGTGGAGTGGATCTGGTCCGGGCCTTGGAAGAGGCGGGGAATACCGTATGGGTAGTGGATCCTCTGTTCACGCCCGAAGAACTGGAAGCCGCCGGCTTTAAAACCGTGGAAAAGTTTGACGAGGCAGACCTCCAGGGTTGGATTGTCCTGGAGCGGGAAAAGGCCTTGAAATAAGTGAAAAGAGGAGCAGTGAGAATGGCAAAGGTTTTGGTTACAGGGAGTAAAGGAACTCTGGGTACCCGTTTGGTAGAGGAACTTAGGAAACGGGGACATGAAGTATGGGAAGTGGACCTACAGCATGATGCTGAGGAAAAATATTTCAGAGCAGATATTGCCAAATACCGGCAATTAGAACGGGTATTTGAACAGGATTACGATTATGTCTATCATTTAGCTGCAGAGTTTGGTCGCATTAATGGTGAGCATTATTATGATACCCTTTGGGAAACCAACGTGATTGGAACACGTAATATATTGGAATGGCAATTGAAAAAGGGCTTTAAACTCATCTTTACCAGTTCTTCTGAAATCTATGGTGAAGCTCAGGAGCCTCTATTAACAGAAGATCTCCCTCAGCAAAAAACTATCATTCAGCATAATGACTACGCTTTAACAAAATGGGCAAATGAAGTGCAAATCATTAATTTTGAAAAGAGATACGAAACTCCGATCGTTCGGCTGCGGCTTTTTAATGCTTATGGGCCAGGGGAATATTACCACCCCTACCGCAGTGTAGTCTGCCTCTTCGTCTATCGTGCTCTTAAAGGAATACCCTATGATGTCTATGAAGGGTATCATCGTGTATTTATGTATGTGGATAATCTTATTCCGACCATTGCCAATGTGGGTAATAACTTTAAACCTGGTGAAGTCTATAATATCGGGGGGACAGAGTATCGCAGCGTCAGAGAACTCAGTGATCTGGTGCTCAAATATACTCAGGGAGATCCGGGATTGATCAGATATCTTCCTGAAGACAAGCACAATACAGTGAGTAAGCGGCCGGATATTCAGAAAGCTGTAAGAGATTTGGGCCACAATCCGAAGATGCTGTTGGAAGAAGGCATTCCCATTACGGTAGAATGGATGAAGAAAATCTATGGGGAGGGACGCTAAATGTCCATGCCCAAAGTGAGTGTGGTTATCCCCACCTATAATCACGCTCGCTATGTGACCTGGGCTGTGGAAAGTGTCCTTCGACAAAAGTATCCTAGTTTAGAAATCATTGTTATTGATGATGGATCCACAGATGATACAGCCCAACGTCTTCAGCCTTATCAAAGTCGAATTAATTATATTTATAAGTCCAATGGCGGGACACCCAATGCCCTTAACCATGGACTCCAGCGGGCTACAGGTGAATATATCTGCTGGCTGAGCGCTGATGACATGTTTTTAAAGGGGAAGCTGGAGAAACAGGTTCAATTGATGGAAGCTAATCCGCAGGTGGGTTTTTGCTATACAAGTTTTATTGTTATTGATGAAAATGGGCTGAAAAAGTATGCAGCAGACTCAGAGTTTTATCCCGCACGTCAAGAACTGGTAGTTAATTTGCTCAGGGGATGCTTTATCAATGGTTCATCTGTTATGATGAGGCGCACTGCTCTTGAACGGGTAGGATATTTTGATGAAGGGTTGCCTCAGGCCCATGACTATGAATTGTGGTTCCGTTTTCTTCGTCATTTCCCCGCCGGCTATATCCGAGAGCCGCTCATAGCCTATCGGTGGCATGGAGAAAATATGAGCCTTCATCCTGATAATGAATGTATTCGTATCGTTCAGCAGAGAGCAAGAGAGCTTTTCCCTGAATGGTTAGGGGGATAGACTATGGCGATATTGACGACAGGAGTCATTGAGAATCCGACTGTGGCGGGGCAAAAACAGACCGCAACACTTTCTGTAAGGTATCGCAATACCGGCCACCTACCGGCAGTGATTCAAATCTGGGGCTATTATCTGCAGGGAAGTAATAAAGTAGAGTATGTGGTTGATTCCATTACTTTAGCTTCCGGTGTGGTCAAGGACACCCAACACTATGCCCAGTTTGATGCTCTGGAATTTCGCTTCATGATCACTTCGCAAGATGTGAAATTAAAAGTCTGGGGAAAAAACGTCTCAGGAACAATGACCGCAATTTATCCCGTACGCCCGGTTGATCCTATATCTTCAGGGCAAATTCATGAACAGGGAAAAAAAGCCACGGAAAATCAGCTCTATGCTATCCATCCGGAAAGAAATTCCGTGGACGTCCTGGATAAATCGACCCGGGCACCTATCATGACCATTCCTGTAGGTATCAATCCTCAGGGAATGGGCATCAACCCTCTTACCGGTCGGGTTTACGTCTCTAATCATGGAAGCAACACAGTCACAGTAATCGATGGAAGCACGAATACTGTAATCGCTACGGTGCTTGTAGGAGCTTCACCTGCGGAGATTCGGGTGGATTCTAAGTCCAATCGAATCTATGTCACCAACCAGGGGAGCGGAACAGTTTCTGTCATCAATGGAACCACTCATACGGTGATGTCCACTCTCAAAAAATAAACCAGATGGATAGATAATGGGTAGATAAAGGAAATCAGCAAAATTATATGAAGATGGGCAGGGCATTGAAAAGGCTTTGGACTTTCCAATGCCCTTTTTATTTTATATTATCATCGCAGTTATGCCGTTTTGATTCTATGTATCAGATTTGCACGCTGATTTAAGTCTATTGATATATGGAGGAACCGATGTAAGAATCCACTAGATATGAAAATAGAGTAAAGATAGTCAAAGCTCAACTGCATGGTTATAATAAGAGGAGTATTAGAATGAGATGAGTCCCATGTTAAGATGATACAATAATGGGCATAAACAAGGAGGTTGCAATCATGAAAAAGCGCACCTTAATGATGGGAGTATTTTCTGTTCTCTTATCGCTGATCTTCTTAGGAGGGTGTGGTACCAATCAGAACAATCCCCCTAATGAACCGCCAAATAACAGTGAACAGCCGGCACAAGAGGATATGCTCGCGAATTGCCTTGCTTATCAGGAGAACACCAAATACGTGTATGAAGGACAGGGCAATGAATATGCCTCCTTTACCACCTATGTGGATTACTTCAAAGGAGACAAGGTGCAGTTGAGGACGAACAACGGAGGGACAGAGACAGTTCGCGTGCTGGGGCTCAACGCCGGTCAGATGATACAGCTTTTAGCCCAAGGAGAAACCTATTACCGGGAGGATCTGACCCAGAGCTCCAAACTTAACAGCAATGGGGAAGTTCTTCTGAAAGAGCCCTTAACTAAAGGTACATCATGGACCTTGGCAGATAACCGTAAGCGCACCATCACTAATGTGGATATGGACCTTTCAACTCCTGCCGGAGCCTACAAAGTGATAGAAGTGACGACAGAGGGTAAGGATAATACAATTATGGACTACTATGCTCCCGGTGTAGGGCTGGTGAAAACGGTGTATAAAGGCTCCGACGGCTATGAAGTGACTTCCACCTTAAGCAAATTAGAAAAGAACACACCTTTGGTACAACAAGTCAAGATCTATTATCCCAATATCGATGACGGAAAAATTCATACTACAAATATTCCTTTATCCTTTAAGACCAACGATATTACCAAACAGATCTTTGAAGATGAGTTTAAAAAGCAGGCGGCCAATCATGGCAAACTCATTGGCGAGAATGTCAAAATCAAGAGCCTTTATCTTAATCAGGATGGCCGGGTCTATGTGGACTTTACTAAGAATTTTGTCACCGAAATGAATGCAGGCGCAGGATATGAAGGAATGATCCTGCAAAGTATTGTCAATACATTAGGCAATTATTATGGGGCTTCGGAAATCTACCTTACCATGGAAGGGGAACCCTACGCATCAGGGCATATTGAGATGAAGAAGGGCGAGTTTTTCAAGGTGAACATGGATAATGTAGTGGAAGGATAATGCTAAAAGCTGCTACCCCTGAGAGTTCAGGCGGAATTAAATCTGCCTGGACTTTCTCTTTAGCTTAGCAGACCTTATTTAGGTATCTTGAGTCTTGTACTAAGAGTGGTTTTATGGTCTAATAAATGCATGACTATTTTAGTGAAACGCTGTTTCGAAAAGGGGGAGCGCTTAAGTGCTTGAACGTCATCCGATTAAATATTTAGCTCCTGCCTGGTTTGCAGTAATCATGGGTACAGGAGGTCTGGCCAATATACTTTTTCTATGGCAGGATTCATTTCCGTTGGGACATCTTTTCAGTATAATATTAGCTGCTTTAGTAGGTCTGCTCTATTTTTGTGTGCTTGTACCCTGGGTGCTCCGTTGGTTTAAGTATTTCCCTTACGCTTACCGTGATCTGAATCATCCTTTGGCAGGAAACTTTTTTGTGACCATGCCTGTAGGTACGGCAATTTTGGGAACCAATATCTATCTCATCTGGAGCAAGTATCTTAGTGAGACCCTGACCTATTCCTTGATGTTCACCTTTTGGATCATTGCTATTATCGGGGTTACTTTCTTTACCTTTTACACCACCTTTAGAATGATGCGGGCGGAAGAGACACCCAAGCCGGAGATGGTTAATTTTTCTTGGATTATGGCTCCTATAGCCAATATGGCCGTTTCCCTGATTGGCAATCCTGTGCTGGAGCTTACCATGAAACTTCATCCTTCCTGGAGTGTATCCGTTCTCCTTATCAATACAGCCTTATTCGGGATCGGCTTTTTTCTTTTTATCTTTATGAGCGCTATTGTCTTCGTCCGTTTGGCCAATCATCCACTTCCCCCTGCAGAGACCATACCCTCTTTCGGAATTTTTCTCAGTGCAGTAGGGCTGGCGGTCAGCGCGATTATTGATGCTTCAAAGAATGCTCAAGAGCTGGGACTTTTAGCTTCCACGGATCTGGCCAACCTTATTGCTGCGGTCATATGGGGGTTCGGTATTTGGATCGTAGGCATTATTGCAATTATCAGTGTATATCAGCTCCGTAAAGGCGGCGGGATTCCCTTTAGTATGGGCTGGTGGGCCTATATCTTCCCCTTGGCAGCCTACACTATATGCAGTCAAAAAATTGCTGTGGTATTCATTACTCCACTTGCTTCAGGTTATACAGCGTTTCTGACGGTTCTCCTTGCGCTTCTTTGGGTGTATACATTTGCGAACACAGTTCGTGGTGCGGTCAGCGGTAAATTTTTCGTTGGAACTCCTATTCAGGAGAATTCGCAAAGAGAAAAATGTCCATCGGCCTGTAAGACTGATTATGGTCAATCAGCCTTTCCTTTAAAATAAAGCGTTGGTTCCTTATCTTTATCAGCTAATTACAATAAAAGTACGGGACAAAGGTTTATTGTACCTTGCTCCCGTACTTTTATTGTGATTAAGAAAAGGTAGGGTGAATGGGTGAATCACCAATACATTAAAGAAAGTGCTTTTCTTTTAAAAAGGTCAATAATTCATGAGCGGCATGGGGAAGATAGCGTCCTTTCTTCCAAACCAAAGCCAGTTGCAGGCATAAGTTCGAGTCTGAAAAGGGTCGGTAAATGATGGTTTCAGAGTTAAGAACCTGGCAGATCTTCGTAGGCAAAAGGGCCAGACCAAGCTTAGCGGCCACCATCTGGGTCATTAATTCACGCTGGGAGGTTGCAAAGGCGATTTCTGGATTAATACCGGCCTTTTTGCATCCAGCAATAATAATATCATGGAGCTTATAGTCGCTGTTGTATAGAATCAGTTGTTCTCCGGCAAAGTCTTTGTAATCGATACATTCCCTCAGAGCCAAAGGATGATTAGGGTGCATAATGACGCTAAGGGGGTCTTGCTCGAACCAAATCCATTCAAAGAGTTCCGGATCTTCCGGTGTAAAAATGCCGAAGTCCAGCAAACCATCTTCAAGAGAGGCTTCAATCTTTTTAGGGCCATATTCGAAAAGCTGAACTTGAATCCTAGGATACTCGCTTTTAAAAGCACCGAGCATATGGGAGAAGGTGGTGACGGCAGTAATAGGAGGGAGTCCGATGTGGATCTTTCCTGTTTGCAGTTGGGCCAAGCCTTCTAACTGAGTGTTGATATTTCTAAAGGCTGCCACAATTTGTTGTGCTTGCTCAAGAACGAGTTCCCCGGCGTCGGTCAGTTTTACATATTTGGTACTGCGATAGAACAGTGCTTTTCCCAGCTCTGTCTCCAGATCCTTGATGGCTTTACTGATTGAGGGCTGGGAGGTATGGGTTACCTCAGCTGCGACGCTGAAACTTTTGTGACGTGCAACCTCGATGAAATATTCTAAATGCCGTATTTCCATTTATCCATCCACCTTTGTATTTATTCGTTGTCTGAATATATCGTATTCGCAACGAGTATTTCACATCTTCAGATTGGATAATTAAAATGGGAAATAGAAGTGTGAAGAGTCTGAAGAGTAGATTCTTGAGATTGGATACCTTTTAAGTATAAGGCAAATTTCTGATATCTTCCAGACTTAGTAAAATTCCGGCACTCCTGAAAGGGTTATGTATATGCTAATGTCTACTTTCAGTGCTTTCCAAGAGGGCAAAAAGAGAAGAAATAAGAGAAGAGATAAATAAAGACGTGAATAAAGAGAGTAGACGGACTTGGTTCCTGGTACCCATGTTATATATGAGTGTTCAGCTTATTGGCAATGCCTGCTTGACAAGGGCGATTGTTCTTAATTTGAAGTGGATATGGCTGCTATTAGGAATAAACATTTTGTTATTCATAGTTGGGCTCCTGTGGTTTCACTTGATCAGTGTACTCGTTGTTATCAGAATTGCTCAGCGGTCGCTCACCTTTACTGAGATCAATATTTTTTTTGTTTTTATACTTGGTGCTGTAGGAGTGACTATCTGTACAATTCTTGATCTGGCTCAGAGCCTGTTCTTTATGGGTTTATTGGATAGTGCACAACCCTTGAAGCTTCTGACTTGCTTCTTCTGGGGATTTGGGGTTTGGATTGTTGGCTTTACCTTTATCCGATGGTGCTATCAGAATCAGAAGAAAATGCCAATCGGAGCGGAATGGGGGATATATATTTTTTCATTCCAGGTGTATACGGTTGCTTGTCACAAGATGGCTGCAGAATTCTTTTCTCCACTTACGTCGGGGGTTTCATCTCTAGTGACCATCCTGCTTATTGTACTTTGGTGC is a window encoding:
- a CDS encoding GerMN domain-containing protein encodes the protein MKKRTLMMGVFSVLLSLIFLGGCGTNQNNPPNEPPNNSEQPAQEDMLANCLAYQENTKYVYEGQGNEYASFTTYVDYFKGDKVQLRTNNGGTETVRVLGLNAGQMIQLLAQGETYYREDLTQSSKLNSNGEVLLKEPLTKGTSWTLADNRKRTITNVDMDLSTPAGAYKVIEVTTEGKDNTIMDYYAPGVGLVKTVYKGSDGYEVTSTLSKLEKNTPLVQQVKIYYPNIDDGKIHTTNIPLSFKTNDITKQIFEDEFKKQAANHGKLIGENVKIKSLYLNQDGRVYVDFTKNFVTEMNAGAGYEGMILQSIVNTLGNYYGASEIYLTMEGEPYASGHIEMKKGEFFKVNMDNVVEG
- a CDS encoding C4-dicarboxylate ABC transporter, with amino-acid sequence MLERHPIKYLAPAWFAVIMGTGGLANILFLWQDSFPLGHLFSIILAALVGLLYFCVLVPWVLRWFKYFPYAYRDLNHPLAGNFFVTMPVGTAILGTNIYLIWSKYLSETLTYSLMFTFWIIAIIGVTFFTFYTTFRMMRAEETPKPEMVNFSWIMAPIANMAVSLIGNPVLELTMKLHPSWSVSVLLINTALFGIGFFLFIFMSAIVFVRLANHPLPPAETIPSFGIFLSAVGLAVSAIIDASKNAQELGLLASTDLANLIAAVIWGFGIWIVGIIAIISVYQLRKGGGIPFSMGWWAYIFPLAAYTICSQKIAVVFITPLASGYTAFLTVLLALLWVYTFANTVRGAVSGKFFVGTPIQENSQREKCPSACKTDYGQSAFPLK
- a CDS encoding LysR family transcriptional regulator encodes the protein MEIRHLEYFIEVARHKSFSVAAEVTHTSQPSISKAIKDLETELGKALFYRSTKYVKLTDAGELVLEQAQQIVAAFRNINTQLEGLAQLQTGKIHIGLPPITAVTTFSHMLGAFKSEYPRIQVQLFEYGPKKIEASLEDGLLDFGIFTPEDPELFEWIWFEQDPLSVIMHPNHPLALRECIDYKDFAGEQLILYNSDYKLHDIIIAGCKKAGINPEIAFATSQRELMTQMVAAKLGLALLPTKICQVLNSETIIYRPFSDSNLCLQLALVWKKGRYLPHAAHELLTFLKEKHFL